The genomic interval AGCGTTCGTTCCCGCTCATTACTCCGGCAATCAGAATAGGGAAGGAGAGGAGGAGCAAAATAGAAAACGTACTCCCGCACCAAATAGTCCAGGGAAGCCAGATAATTTGCTCGGCTATACGTTTCATCCTACGGTCTCTGTATCTCTTGTCACTTCTTTCGCAGTTGGTATAGCGCTCAATTGTTCCAAGTTTTTTCCTAACCGACAACAGAAATTATTTGCGCCGTTTGTCACCCACAGATAGCGCACATTCAAAGATAGATTATACCGGGCTATCTGTTCAAATACTTTTGGTTCAAAGGCTCTTCAGGGGCTTTACATTCTATAATCATTTTGGGTAGTCCGTCTTTTCCAAACACCAATGCGTCAAAGCGTTTCTGCAAGCCGTTCAAGATCAATCCACGCTCTACGGCAATCAAACTTTTAGGAAATTGCAAATCATAAATAAGATAGTGCAGCACATGCTGTCTGACCCATTCTTCGGGAGTTAGCGCTACAAACTTCTTGCGTATTTCATCGAAAATGTATCGCCCCTTCTCTCGTTCTTCCACCCGAAAATCATATTTGCCAAAAATAACTTCGGTCATCTTTCTTAATTTCGATTCTAAAATAGAACAATCCAACGAATAGGGAGTTCATAACGTTATAATTGCGCGCTAATATTCTATGTTCGACGTTTTACGGTCTATTATCTAAAATCTAACTGATGAAAACCAAAGAAGAGATAGTCACCAACTGGCTGCCCAGATATACGGGCAGAGAATTGAAAGATTTTGGGAAATACATTCTACTCACCAACTTCGACAACTATGTCAAAATGTTTGCCGAATGGCACAATGTTCCCATCGTTGGCGAAGATCGGCCTATGATGAACGCCTCCGCCGAAGGAATCACCATCATCAATTTCGGCATGGGCAGCCCCAATGCGGCTACGATGATGGACTTGCTTTCTGCTGTCACACCCCAAGCAGCCTTGTTTCTTGGTAAATGTGGGGGATTGAAAAAGAAGAGCGAACTCGGCGATTTCATTTTGCCCATTGCCGCCATTCGCGGCGAGGGAACTTCGGACGATTATTTTCCGCACGAGGTTCCGGCACTGCCTTCTTTTGCTTTGCAAAAAGCCATCTCTACAACGATACGTGATTACAGTCAGGATTACTGGACCGGTACCGTTTATACCACCAACCGCCGTGTTTGGGAATGGGATGACGAATTCAAAGAATATCTCCGCGAGATTCGCGCGATGGCTATTGACATGGAAACCGCCACGATCTTTATCACAGCTTTCAAAAACGAAATCCCTGTCGGCGCTTTACTGCTGGTTTCTGATCAACCGATGATTCCACAAGGTGTGAAAACCGAGATGAGCGATAATAATGTAACTAAGAGCTATGTAGAGCAGCATCTGAAAATCGGTATTGACTCGCTCAAACAATTAATCAACGACGGCTTGACCGTAAAACATCTTCGCTTTTAATGGCAGCAATTTCTTATGATTCTATTGCGGCAGATATTAAAGCCCGCAAATTTGCATCGGTTTATTTCTTCTGTGGTGAGGAAGACTATTTCATTGACGGGTTAACCGATCTAATCGAACAGCATGCGCTCACCGACATGGAAAAGGCCTTCAACCAAACTATCATCTATGGCAAGGATGCAACGGTTCGTTCCATTGTTGAATCGGCTGGTCGCCTGCCCATGATGGCCGAAAGACAAGTAGTGATTGTCAGAGAAGCTCAGGACCTGAATTTGAAAAAAGGCGAAGACAATGACTTGCTTCATGCTTATTTCAAGAAACCGGTGCGCTCCACGCTGCTCGTCTTTGCTTGGAAGCATGGGAAGCCCGATGGGCGTAAAGCCTTTATTAAAGAGGTGCAAAAGAGCGGTGTTTACTTCGAATCCAAAACTCTCTACGACAATCAGGTAGCTC from Bacteroidota bacterium carries:
- a CDS encoding AMP nucleosidase, which produces MKTKEEIVTNWLPRYTGRELKDFGKYILLTNFDNYVKMFAEWHNVPIVGEDRPMMNASAEGITIINFGMGSPNAATMMDLLSAVTPQAALFLGKCGGLKKKSELGDFILPIAAIRGEGTSDDYFPHEVPALPSFALQKAISTTIRDYSQDYWTGTVYTTNRRVWEWDDEFKEYLREIRAMAIDMETATIFITAFKNEIPVGALLLVSDQPMIPQGVKTEMSDNNVTKSYVEQHLKIGIDSLKQLINDGLTVKHLRF